Proteins co-encoded in one Sus scrofa isolate TJ Tabasco breed Duroc chromosome 14, Sscrofa11.1, whole genome shotgun sequence genomic window:
- the VPREB3 gene encoding pre-B lymphocyte protein 3 has protein sequence MACWHLALLLIGVLLEVSQPALAQRNSLLVFPGQVAQLLCMLSPRHATVGDYGVSWYQQRAGSAPRLLLYYRSEEDHHRPPDIPDRFSAAADAAHNSCILTISPVQPEDDADYYCFVGIKS, from the exons aTGGCCTGCTGGCACCTGGCCCTCCTTCTGATTGGGGTCCTCCTGGAAG TCTCCCAGCCGGCCCTGGCCCAGCGGAACTCACTGCTGGTCTTCCCAGGCCAAGTGGCCCAACTCTTGTGCATGCTCAGCCCCCGTCATGCCACCGTTGGGGACTACGGCGTGTCTTGGTATCAGCAGCGGGCAGGGAGTGCCCCCCGCTTGCTCCTCTACTACCGCTCAGAGGAGGACCACCACCGGCCCCCTGACATCCCTGATCGCTTCTCAGCAGCCGCGGATGCCGCCCATAACTCCTGCATCCTGACCATCAGCCCTGTGCAGCCTGAGGATGACGCCGATTATTACTGCTTCGTAGGCATCAAATCATAG
- the ZNF70 gene encoding zinc finger protein 70 produces MELPPAAKLGEAFVFEDGLEMQPNLFSDEDLGDSFLQERGLEQMAVIYKEIPLGEQDEEPNDYEGNFSLCSSPVQHQSLPPGDRPPDEELFGQTFLQKPELSMCQIIHGAEESGKPNGQTVGSGDPGPEGPHGTVQPAKPYACRECGKAFSQSSHLLRHLVIHTGEKPYECCECGKAFSQSSHLLRHQVIHTGEKPYECRECGKAFRQSSALTQHQKTHTGKRPYECRECGKDFSRSSSLRKHERIHTGEKPYQCKECGKSFNQSSGLSQHRKIHTLKKPHECELCGKAFCHRSHLIRHQRIHSGKKPYTCEECGKAFSQSSNLLEHRKTHTGEKPYKCHKCGKAFSQSSSLIEHQRTHTGEKPYECGQCGKAFCHSSALIQHQRIHTGRKPYACNECGKAFRHRSALIEHYKTHTREKPYECNRCGKAFRGSSHLIRHQKTHTAEKR; encoded by the coding sequence ATGGAGCTCCCCCCAGCAGCCAAGCTAGGGGAGGCCTTTGTGTTTGAGGATGGGTTGGAGATGCAGCCAAACCTCTTCTCAGATGAGGACCTGGGGGACTCTTTTCTTCAGGAAAGGGGCTTAGAGCAGATGGCTGTGATCTACAAGGAGATCCCTCTTGGGGAGCAAGACGAGGAGCCCAACGATTATGAGGGGAACTTCAGTCTGTGCTCCAGCCCTGTTCAGCATCAGAGCCTACCCCCAGGAGACAGACCCCCGGACGAGGAGCTGTTTGGCCAAACTTTCCTCCAGAAACCAGAGCTGAGTATGTGCCAGATCATCCATGGTGCAGAAGAATCCGGTAAGCCTAATGGCCAAACGGTGGGCAGCGGGGACCCGGGCCCCGAGGGACCTCATGGGACGGTGCAGCCCGCCAAACCCTACGCCTGCCGGGAGTGCGGGAAGGCCTTCAGCCAGAGCTCGCACCTGCTCAGGCACCTGGTGATCCATACCGGGGAGAAGCCCTACGAGTGCTGCGAGTGCGGCAAGGCCTTCAGCCAGAGCTCGCACCTGCTCAGGCACCAGGTCATCCATACCGGGGAGAAGCCCTACGAGTGCCGGGAGTGTGGCAAGGCCTTCCGCCAGAGCTCAGCGCTCACACAGCATCAGAAGACCCACACTGGGAAGAGACCCTACGAGTGCAGGGAGTGCGGGAAGGATTTCAGCCGGAGCTCCAGCCTCAGGAAGCATGAGAGGATTCACACCGGGGAGAAGCCCTATCAGTGTAAGGAGTGCGGCAAGTCCTTCAACCAGAGCTCAGGCCTGAGTCAGCACCGGAAGATCCACACCCTGAAGAAGCCGCACGAGTGCGAGCTATGTGGCAAGGCCTTCTGCCACAGGTCCCACCTCATCCGCCACCAGCGCATCCACAGTGGCAAGAAGCCCTACACATGCGAGGAGTGCGGCAAGGCCTTCAGCCAGAGTTCCAACCTACTGGAGCACCGCAAGACgcacacgggcgagaagccctacaagtgccacaagtgtggcaaggCCTTCAGCCAGAGCTCGTCTCTCATTGAGCACCAGCGCACCCACACCGGGGAGAAGCCCTACGAGTGCGGCCAGTGCGGCAAGGCCTTCTGCCACAGCTCGGCGCTCATCCAGCACCAGCGCATCCACACAGGCAGGAAGCCCTACGCCTGCAACGAGTGCGGCAAGGCCTTCCGGCACCGGTCGGCACTCATCGAGCACTATAAGACCCATACACGGGAGAAGCCCTACGAGTGCAACCGCTGTGGCAAGGCCTTCAGGGGTAGCTCCCACCTCATCCGGCACCAGAAGACCCACACGGCAGAGAAGCGTTAG